Proteins from a genomic interval of Zingiber officinale cultivar Zhangliang chromosome 1B, Zo_v1.1, whole genome shotgun sequence:
- the LOC122050965 gene encoding uncharacterized protein LOC122050965 isoform X1 has translation MCQFAMLVFSLASILRCGAAATAISNGTKEADGFSVIEAERAFVEDGNYTEVEKGLSMRTLRIDPLDSFKKYKGGYNITSKHYWSSTIYTGRYGYILGTIWLLSGFVYACILAVARRTCLLKKERKQKILPLSKRHLVWVTLLGILFTCLAIVASGLVLDGCSKFHSRVQSVKNIIVETSEEASQTIFDVIKAVDDMESVTPQYGSLGGSSYLNSTLQNLNDEAVNMPRKAEKSMGMVNRAINILRMVTIIIIVLNLVVILTVLVLRSLRLRLRLHQTFCLVIIICWLLAFILWIFFGLYFFLFEFSGDTCAAFEEYQQNPQNSTLSSILQCSEQLSANIFLHDIRQRIHDTIDQVSANISAVKSLSLVCNPFSGPPEYSYQPGNCSSNTIKIGDVPQVLKEHTCSDDSGTCSHGNFLSSIAYTRVQVYASSMQNILDGFPRMERLANCQLVRDAFSKILVENCKPLKDNAHLTSTTMAVLSAIMVALALLLISEAHYHDGSHSSAVSVRPQPISAESHIGPQVTCSKNGGSDP, from the exons ATGTGCCAGTTTGCAATGCTTGTGTTTTCCTTGGCTTCAATCTTAAGATGTGGAGCAGCAGCTACGGCCATTTCTAACGGCACAAAGGAAGCAGATGGGTTTTCTGTCATTGAAGCAG AAAGAGCTTTCGTCGAAGACGGTAACTATACGGAAGTTGAAAAAGGATTGTCGATGAGGACACTAAGAATTGATCCTTTGGATAGCTTCAAAAAGTATAAGGGTGGCTATAACATCACAAGCAAGCATTACTGGAGT TCTACAATTTATACAGGGAGATATGGGTACATACTCGGCACAATATGGCTTCTCAGTGGCTTTGTGTATGCTTGCATTCTCGCGGTGGCACGGAGGACTTGTTTGCTCAAAAAGGAAAGGAAACAAAAGATACTTCCTCTCTCTAAGAGACATCTTGTCTGGGTAACATTACTTGGGATCCTATTTACATGCCTAGCCAT AGTAGCATCTGGATTAGTACTTGATGGATGCTCTAAATTTCATTCGAGGGTGCAATCGGTCAAGAACATCATTGTAGAAACATCAGAAGAGGCTTCACAAACCatatttgatgtgatcaaagctGTCGATGACATGGAAAGTGTTACACCGCAATATGGCAGTCTTGGAGGATCCAGCTATCTGAATTCCACATTGCAAAATCTTAATGATGAAGCTGTGAACATGCCGCGAAAAGCTGAGAAGAGCATGGGGATGGTTAACAGGGCAATCAACATTTT GAGAATGGTGACTATCATCATCATTGTGCTGAATCTTGTAGTTATTCTTACAGTGCTTG TCTTGAGATCTCTAAGACTAAGACTAAGACTTCACCAGACATTTTGCCT GGTTATCATAATTTGCTGGCTACTTGCATTTATTTTGTGGATATTCTTTGGGTTATACTTCTTCCTATTCGA GTTCTCTGGTGATACCTGTGCAGCTTTTGAGGAGTATCAACAaaatcctcaaaatagcaccttAAGCTCAATCCTACAATGCAGTGAGCAACTCTCAGCTAATATTTTTCTACATGATATCCGGCAAAGAATCCACGATACAATTGACCAG GTAAGTGCAAACATATCAGCAGTGAAATCACTGTCTCTAGTCTGTAACCCTTTTTCTGGACCACCGGAGTATTCTTATCAGCCAGGAAATTGTTCTTCCAACACAATCAAAATAGGAGATGTTCCTCAG GTCTTGAAGGAACATACATGCTCAGATGATAGTGGAACTTGCAGCCATGGTAACTTTTTATCATCCATCGCGTACACAAGAGTGCAGGTCTACGCAAGCTCAATGCAGAATATACTCGATGGATTTCCTCGCATGGAAAGACTCGCAAATTGTCAGTTGGTTAGGGATGCATTCTCCAAGATTCTTGTTGAGAATTGCAAACCGTTGAAGGATAATGCTCACTTGACATCAACCACTATGGCGGTTCTATCAGCCATCATGGTTGCTCTTGCTTTGCTTTTGATTTCTGAAGCTCACTATCATGATGGATCACACTCTTCTGCTGTCTCTGTAAGACCTCAGCCAATCTCTGCAGAGAGTCATATTGGTCCACAAGTAACTTGTAGTAAAAATGGAGGTTCAGATCCATAG
- the LOC122050965 gene encoding uncharacterized protein LOC122050965 isoform X2, with amino-acid sequence MRTLRIDPLDSFKKYKGGYNITSKHYWSSTIYTGRYGYILGTIWLLSGFVYACILAVARRTCLLKKERKQKILPLSKRHLVWVTLLGILFTCLAIVASGLVLDGCSKFHSRVQSVKNIIVETSEEASQTIFDVIKAVDDMESVTPQYGSLGGSSYLNSTLQNLNDEAVNMPRKAEKSMGMVNRAINILRMVTIIIIVLNLVVILTVLVLRSLRLRLRLHQTFCLVIIICWLLAFILWIFFGLYFFLFEFSGDTCAAFEEYQQNPQNSTLSSILQCSEQLSANIFLHDIRQRIHDTIDQVSANISAVKSLSLVCNPFSGPPEYSYQPGNCSSNTIKIGDVPQVLKEHTCSDDSGTCSHGNFLSSIAYTRVQVYASSMQNILDGFPRMERLANCQLVRDAFSKILVENCKPLKDNAHLTSTTMAVLSAIMVALALLLISEAHYHDGSHSSAVSVRPQPISAESHIGPQVTCSKNGGSDP; translated from the exons ATGAGGACACTAAGAATTGATCCTTTGGATAGCTTCAAAAAGTATAAGGGTGGCTATAACATCACAAGCAAGCATTACTGGAGT TCTACAATTTATACAGGGAGATATGGGTACATACTCGGCACAATATGGCTTCTCAGTGGCTTTGTGTATGCTTGCATTCTCGCGGTGGCACGGAGGACTTGTTTGCTCAAAAAGGAAAGGAAACAAAAGATACTTCCTCTCTCTAAGAGACATCTTGTCTGGGTAACATTACTTGGGATCCTATTTACATGCCTAGCCAT AGTAGCATCTGGATTAGTACTTGATGGATGCTCTAAATTTCATTCGAGGGTGCAATCGGTCAAGAACATCATTGTAGAAACATCAGAAGAGGCTTCACAAACCatatttgatgtgatcaaagctGTCGATGACATGGAAAGTGTTACACCGCAATATGGCAGTCTTGGAGGATCCAGCTATCTGAATTCCACATTGCAAAATCTTAATGATGAAGCTGTGAACATGCCGCGAAAAGCTGAGAAGAGCATGGGGATGGTTAACAGGGCAATCAACATTTT GAGAATGGTGACTATCATCATCATTGTGCTGAATCTTGTAGTTATTCTTACAGTGCTTG TCTTGAGATCTCTAAGACTAAGACTAAGACTTCACCAGACATTTTGCCT GGTTATCATAATTTGCTGGCTACTTGCATTTATTTTGTGGATATTCTTTGGGTTATACTTCTTCCTATTCGA GTTCTCTGGTGATACCTGTGCAGCTTTTGAGGAGTATCAACAaaatcctcaaaatagcaccttAAGCTCAATCCTACAATGCAGTGAGCAACTCTCAGCTAATATTTTTCTACATGATATCCGGCAAAGAATCCACGATACAATTGACCAG GTAAGTGCAAACATATCAGCAGTGAAATCACTGTCTCTAGTCTGTAACCCTTTTTCTGGACCACCGGAGTATTCTTATCAGCCAGGAAATTGTTCTTCCAACACAATCAAAATAGGAGATGTTCCTCAG GTCTTGAAGGAACATACATGCTCAGATGATAGTGGAACTTGCAGCCATGGTAACTTTTTATCATCCATCGCGTACACAAGAGTGCAGGTCTACGCAAGCTCAATGCAGAATATACTCGATGGATTTCCTCGCATGGAAAGACTCGCAAATTGTCAGTTGGTTAGGGATGCATTCTCCAAGATTCTTGTTGAGAATTGCAAACCGTTGAAGGATAATGCTCACTTGACATCAACCACTATGGCGGTTCTATCAGCCATCATGGTTGCTCTTGCTTTGCTTTTGATTTCTGAAGCTCACTATCATGATGGATCACACTCTTCTGCTGTCTCTGTAAGACCTCAGCCAATCTCTGCAGAGAGTCATATTGGTCCACAAGTAACTTGTAGTAAAAATGGAGGTTCAGATCCATAG
- the LOC122050950 gene encoding probable GTP diphosphokinase CRSH1, chloroplastic → MSVVSSPLRHHCYYHPRRPLFQKYALDHRLLILPFPPSPLRDLAVRISFSSSISPSDGPSSPSNPPMVEQPGGKMVVELVGAFNDLTGRMGGALSTTSSSWLLFKALKLSIPLLQSLPIASDGRPPLSRALSVACLLADLQMDAEVISAGMLREALEAGAITLYEVKSQISTSISHLLHETMRLSRIPSKFEISDDESANALRRYCLSFYDIRAVVLELVGKLDMMRHLDHLPRYLQQIKSLEVLKIYAPLAHAVGIGALSTELEDLSFRYLFPYSYLYLDTWLRSYETDVGPLLDAYKEQLLEVLEVDTELQLMVNDISVNGRYKSRFSTMKKLLRDGRRPEEVNDLLGLRVILNPRPGDDMLERGKRACYRTHEIIQSLWKEVPSRTKNYIARPKKNGYRSLHVAVDVSEKGRVRPLLEIQIRTKQMDSLASGGAASHSLYKAGVTDPDEAKRLKAIMMTAAELAALRLKDLPSTDHKGLEIDHRNRIFHLLDKNGDGRISIEELTEVMEELGAGSKDAQELMQLLDSNCDGSLSSEEFNLFQRQVEFMRNMEEKDDQYRAILGKKLQMSDSTGLMQVYRKELGSKLALS, encoded by the exons ATGTCGGTCGTCTCCTCCCCGCTCCGCCACCACTGTTACTACCACCCACGCCGTCCTCTGTTCCAAAAGTATGCCCTGGACCATCGGCTCCTCATCCTCCCCTTCCCTCCCTCTCCCCTCCGCGACCTCGCTGTGCGGATCTCGTTCTCCTCATCTATCTCTCCTTCTGATGGCCCTTCTTCTCCGAGCAATCCTCCTATGGTCGAGCAGCCTGGTGGAAAGATGGTGGTGGAGCTGGTGGGTGCCTTCAACGACTTGACCGGTAGGATGGGCGGAGCTCTCTCCACCACTTCATCTTCTTGGTTGCTCTTCAAGGCCCTAAAGTTGTCCATTCCCTTGCTCCAGTCTCTTCCAATAGCGTCTGATGGTCGCCCGCCGTTGTCCCGCGCTCTTTCTGTTGCTTGCCTCCTCGCTGATCTTCAG ATGGACGCAGAAGTTATTTCTGCTGGCATGCTTAGAGAAGCTTTAGAGGCAGGTGCTATTACACTATATGAAGTGAAAAGTCAAATAAGCACCAGCATTTCCCATCTTTTGCATGAGACCATGCGCTTAAGCCGTATTCCTTCTAAATTTGAGATTTCAGATGATGAAAGTGCCAATGCTTTGAGGAGATACTGTTTATCCTTCTATGACATCCGGGCAGTGGTTCTAGAGCTTGTTGGCAAACTTGATATGATGAGGCATCTTGATCATCTTCCAAGATATCTCCAGCAGATAAAGTCTTTGGAGGTTTTGAAGATTTATGCTCCTCTTGCCCATGCAGTGGGAATCGGTGCATTGTCCACTGAGCTTGAGGATCTCTCCTTCCGATATTTGTTTCCCTACTCTTACCTATACTTGGATACTTGGCTGAGAAGTTATGAGACAGATGTTGGGCCCTTGTTAGATGCATACAAGGAACAGCTACTTGAAGTACTTGAAGTTGATACTGAGTTACAATTGATGGTCAATGACATCTCAGTTAATGGTCGATACAAAAGCCGTTTCAGCACCATGAAGAAACTATTGAGAGACGGGCGCAGGCCGGAAGAAGTGAATGATCTTTTGGGTTTGCGGGTAATCTTGAATCCTCGACCAGGGGATGACATGCTTGAGAGGGGTAAAAGAGCTTGTTACAGGACACATGAAATAATCCAATCTCTGTGGAAAGAAGTACCCAGCAGGACAAAGAATTATATAGCTAGGCCCAAGAAGAATGGATACAGAAGCTTACATGTGGCTGTTGATGTTAGTGAAAAAGGAAGGGTCCGACCGCTGCTAGAGATACAGATTCGGACAAAACAGATGGATTCTTTGGCTTCTGGAGGAGCTGCTTCTCATTCATTATACAAAGCAGGTGTTACAGATCCCGATGAG GCAAAACGGCTAAAGGCAATTATGATGACTGCAGCTGAACTTGCAGCTCTTCGTCTCAAAGATCTACCATCCACAGATCATAAAGGACTTGAGATTGACCACAGAAACCGAATCTTTCACCTTCTTGACAAAAATGGTGACGGTAGAATCAGCATTGAGGAGCTTACGGAAGTGATGGAAGAACTTGGAGCAGGAAGTAAAGATGCTCAGGAACTCATGCAACTTCTTGATTCAAATTGTGATGGTTCCCTGAGCTCTGAAGAATTCAATTTGTTTCAAAGACAG GTTGAATTTATGAGGAATATGGAGGAAAAGGACGATCAGTACAGAGCCATTTTGGGAAAGAAGCTTCAAATGAGTGACAGTACTGGCTTAATGCAAGTGTACCGCAAGGAACTGGGGAGCAAGTTAGCATTGAGCTGA